The following proteins are encoded in a genomic region of Takifugu rubripes chromosome 21, fTakRub1.2, whole genome shotgun sequence:
- the utp15 gene encoding U3 small nucleolar RNA-associated protein 15 homolog — MASYKPTKIQVYPKLGEKVTQDTLYWKNYKAPIQIKEFGAITNIDFSPVAPHNFAVTAFTRVHIYGPFSQEPVKTFTRFKDTAYSGRFRSDGQLLVAGCEDSVVRLFDVSGRVALRMFKGHTKAVHFTDFTSDHYQIMTASDDYTCRVWDIPNATAVTTYKEHTDYTRCGVTSKLNRDLFITGSYDHKMKLFDARLDKSVLTMDHGQPVERLLLYPSEALLVSAGGRYVKVWDLLKGGQPLVSLKNHHKTVTCLHLGSNGQRLLSASLDRHVKVYNTSNYKVVHNFDYAASILSLAVAPNDKSIVVGMTNGVLSVKHKKSPEESGESSRQTRRQPSYRVFVKGKNYVPKQDDFLVSKPVKQHLAKYDKQLRKFNVSQALDTALETWFRHKKPEIPVAVIKELDRRGTLKNALAGRDEQGLSRLLNFLIGNLTDTRFTPVLVTAAEMIFEIYHSVIGQSSVVDRHLQRLQDLLEREIDYQQDLVEVLGMLDTLFASSVSRKEVPSSGMSRTNGLA, encoded by the exons ATCCAAGTATATCCAAAACTTGGAGAAAAAGTCACACAAGACACCCTGtactggaaaaactacaag GCTCCCATCCAGATCAAAGAATTTGGAGCGATTACGAACATAGATTTCTCGCCAGTGGCCCCACATAACTTTGCAGTCACAGCTTTTACCAGA gtTCACATATATGGGCCATTCTCCCAGGAACCTGTCAAGACATTTACACGATTTAAGGACACGGCGTACAGTGGCAGGTTCAGGTCCGATGGACAGCTGCTTGTAGCCGGTTGTGAGGACTCTGTGGTTCGGCTGTTTGATGTCAGTGGCAGGGTGGCTCTCAGAATGTTCAAAGGACACACAAA gGCTGTTCACTTCACGGATTTTACTTCAGATCATTACCAGATTATGACGGCATCGGATGATTACACCTGTCGAGTTTGGGACATACCGAATGCAACAGCAGTCACCACGTACAAAGAACATACAGATTACACCCGCTGCGGTGTCACAAGCAAACTTAACAGGGATCTCTTTATCACTG gcTCTTATGACCACAAAATGAAACTGTTTGATGCCAGACTGGATAAGAGTGTGTTGACCATGGACCACGGCCAGCCAGTTGAGAGACTTCTTCTCTACCCTTCTGAGGCGCTCCTCGTCTCTGCAG GTGGGCGTTACGTGAAGGTTTGGGATCTGCTAAAGGGGGGTCAGCCTCTGGTGTCTCTGAAAAACCATCATAAGACTGTCACGTGTTTGCATCTTGGCAGTAACGGACAGAGGCTGCTCTCAGCTTCCCTTGACAG ACATGTGAAGGTGTACAATACAAGTAACTATAAGGTGGTTCACAACTTTGACTACGCTGCCTCCATCCTCAGTCTGGCTGTGGCG CCAAATGATAAGTCCATTGTTGTGGGTATGACTAATGGAGTTTTGAGTGTCAAACACAAGAAAAGCCCTGAAGAGTCAGGAGAAAGCTCTCGACAAACAAGGCGGCAGCCCTCTTATCGTGTATTTGTGAAGGGAAAGAACTATGTCCCCAAACAG GATGATTTTCTTGTCAGTAAACCAGTGAAACAGCACTTAGCCAAGTATGACAAGCAGCTGAGGAAATTTAATGTGTCACAAGCTTTGGATACAGCACTGGAG ACATGGTTCAGACATAAAAAGCCAGAGATCCCAGTGGCTGTCATAAAGGAGCTGGATCGAAGAGGAACGTTAAAGAATGCACTAGCAGGAAGAGATGAACAGGGACTCTCGCGGTTACTCAACTTTCTCATAGG aaaTTTAACCGACACCAGGTTCACGCCTGTCCTGGTGACAGCAGCTGAGATGATCTTTGAGATCTATCATTCTGTAATTGGCCAGTCGTCAGTGGTGGACCGCCACCTGCAGCGCCTCCAGGACCTGCTCGAGCGGGAGATCGACTATCAGCAGGATCTCGTGGAAGTGCTGGGCATGTTGGACACACTCTTTGCCTCCTCCGTATCCAGGAAGGAGGTGCCGTCCTCTGGGATGAGCAGGACTAATGGGCTGGCTTAG